One Thermoflexus sp. genomic region harbors:
- a CDS encoding glycosyltransferase family 2 protein produces the protein MLAVVILTRNESAFIEACIESVRWADRVVVFDSYSEDDTVERARACGAEVIQHPFENYAAQRNAALEQVEADWIFFVDADERATPELAEEIRSAIRDPCYVGWWVPRRNYLFGRLTRGGGWWPDYQLRVLRRGYARYERPVHEIVVLQGAAGYLRNPLIHHNYDSPAEFRAKQRAYARLEAQALREAGVRPRIYTPWTMMAREFWRRFIQLRGYSDGLHGLRLALWMALAVWETYRLLQREYT, from the coding sequence ATGCTGGCGGTGGTGATCCTCACCCGTAACGAGTCGGCCTTTATCGAGGCGTGCATTGAGAGCGTGCGCTGGGCGGATCGAGTGGTGGTCTTCGACTCGTATAGTGAGGACGACACGGTGGAGCGGGCTCGCGCCTGCGGGGCCGAGGTCATCCAGCATCCCTTCGAGAACTACGCAGCCCAGCGCAACGCGGCCCTGGAGCAGGTGGAGGCCGACTGGATTTTCTTCGTAGACGCCGATGAGCGGGCGACGCCGGAGCTGGCGGAGGAGATCCGGTCGGCTATCCGGGATCCGTGCTATGTAGGCTGGTGGGTGCCCCGACGGAACTATCTGTTCGGGCGGCTGACGCGGGGCGGAGGATGGTGGCCGGATTACCAGCTGCGGGTTCTGCGCCGGGGCTATGCCCGATACGAACGTCCGGTCCATGAGATTGTGGTGCTGCAGGGCGCGGCGGGGTATTTGCGGAACCCGCTGATCCATCATAACTACGATTCCCCAGCGGAATTTCGGGCCAAGCAACGCGCCTATGCGCGGCTGGAGGCGCAGGCCCTTCGGGAAGCAGGAGTGCGCCCTCGGATCTACACGCCATGGACGATGATGGCGCGGGAGTTCTGGCGCCGCTTTATACAGCTGCGAGGATACAGCGATGGCCTCCATGGCCTCCGGCTGGCCCTCTGGATGGCCCTCGCCGTATGGGAGACTTACCGGCTCCTGCAACGGGAGTATACGTAA
- a CDS encoding glycosyltransferase family 2 protein, whose amino-acid sequence MDDLAVVMVTWNVRDWALRALRSLFVALERSALTASVWVVDNASRDGTVEAVRSAFPAVRLIVNSTNQGFAAANNQALRAMGFPDHPAAPRYVWLLNPDTEILDEAPRILFRFMESTPRAGICGPRLIYPDGRFQHSAFDFPGLAQLFLDLFPLHPRLLETRLNGRYPRAWYVRGEPFRIGHPLGAAMMVRGEAIRSVGLLDEGYWMYAEEVDWCWRMARAGWERYCVPEAVVVHAGGESARQMRPEMVRALWASRLRLYRRHYPRWKFRAACCLVALGADVRARALARLVDPESVALRAAYKAVKHMALQAESLPD is encoded by the coding sequence ATGGATGACCTGGCGGTGGTGATGGTGACCTGGAACGTGCGGGATTGGGCCCTGCGGGCGTTGCGTTCGCTCTTCGTCGCCCTGGAGCGATCGGCCCTGACCGCCTCCGTGTGGGTGGTGGATAACGCCTCCCGCGATGGCACCGTGGAGGCGGTCCGCTCTGCCTTCCCCGCCGTTCGCCTGATCGTGAATTCCACCAATCAAGGGTTTGCCGCCGCGAACAACCAGGCGCTGCGGGCCATGGGGTTCCCGGATCATCCTGCGGCGCCGCGTTATGTCTGGCTGCTCAATCCGGATACGGAGATCCTGGATGAAGCCCCCCGCATCCTGTTCCGTTTCATGGAATCCACCCCCCGTGCCGGCATATGTGGCCCGCGGTTGATTTACCCGGATGGCCGGTTTCAACACAGCGCCTTTGATTTCCCAGGGCTCGCTCAGCTCTTCCTCGATCTCTTCCCGCTTCATCCCCGTCTGCTGGAGACCCGTCTGAACGGACGTTATCCCCGGGCCTGGTATGTGCGGGGGGAACCGTTTCGGATCGGGCATCCCCTTGGGGCGGCGATGATGGTCCGGGGGGAGGCGATCCGGTCGGTGGGGTTGCTGGATGAGGGCTACTGGATGTATGCGGAGGAGGTGGACTGGTGCTGGCGGATGGCCCGGGCCGGTTGGGAGCGTTACTGCGTGCCGGAAGCGGTCGTGGTGCATGCGGGCGGGGAGAGCGCCCGGCAGATGCGCCCGGAGATGGTGCGGGCGCTCTGGGCGAGCCGTCTGCGGCTTTACCGCCGGCATTATCCGCGATGGAAGTTCCGGGCCGCCTGTTGCTTGGTGGCCCTGGGTGCCGACGTGCGCGCCCGGGCCCTGGCCCGGTTGGTGGATCCTGAGAGCGTGGCCTTGCGGGCGGCCTATAAGGCGGTAAAGCATATGGCGCTTCAGGCGGAAAGCCTCCCCGATTAG